From the genome of Gemmatimonas phototrophica, one region includes:
- a CDS encoding NAD(P)-dependent oxidoreductase, producing MTAIAYLGTGLLGSGFVEAALGRGDSVTVWNRTREKAEALAALGATVADTPANAVRGAERVHLVLKDDEVVEEIVAALRPGLGANAIICDHTTTQPALTAERAQRLNAQGVHYLHCPVFIGPAAARLAQGIIMASGPEALFAQVKPALEQQAQKVVYWGERSDLAAAYKLMGNAFIIGLGALVSDVFTLAAGSDVSPADSLKLLEFFNPGTMLQNRGKKMSEGDFAASFELTMARKDLRLMLETAGARPLAALPSIAARMDEVIAQGHGAEDFGVIARDAVTAARVP from the coding sequence ATGACAGCCATTGCATATCTCGGAACGGGGCTGCTGGGTAGCGGCTTCGTGGAGGCCGCGCTCGGTCGCGGCGACAGCGTCACGGTCTGGAACCGCACTCGTGAGAAAGCCGAGGCGCTCGCCGCCCTTGGCGCCACCGTGGCAGACACCCCGGCAAATGCCGTACGCGGCGCCGAACGGGTACACCTCGTACTCAAGGACGACGAGGTGGTGGAAGAGATCGTGGCCGCCCTGCGCCCCGGACTCGGCGCCAACGCCATCATCTGCGACCACACCACCACGCAGCCGGCGCTGACGGCCGAACGGGCCCAGCGGCTCAATGCCCAAGGGGTGCACTATCTGCACTGCCCTGTGTTCATTGGCCCCGCCGCAGCGCGTCTGGCGCAGGGGATCATCATGGCCAGCGGCCCCGAGGCGCTCTTTGCCCAGGTCAAGCCGGCGCTGGAGCAGCAGGCCCAGAAGGTGGTGTACTGGGGCGAGCGTTCCGATCTCGCGGCGGCCTACAAGCTGATGGGCAACGCCTTCATCATTGGCCTGGGCGCGCTGGTGAGCGATGTGTTTACGCTCGCGGCCGGCAGCGACGTGTCGCCAGCCGACTCCCTCAAGCTGCTGGAATTTTTCAACCCCGGCACCATGCTGCAGAACCGGGGCAAAAAGATGAGCGAAGGCGATTTTGCGGCGAGCTTCGAGCTCACCATGGCCCGCAAGGACTTACGACTGATGCTCGAAACCGCCGGTGCTCGGCCCCTTGCGGCACTGCCCAGCATTGCCGCGCGCATGGACGAAGTGATTGCGCAGGGGCACGGGGCCGAGGATTTCGGCGTAATTGCGCGCGATGCCGTTACGGCCGCGCGGGTCCCATGA
- a CDS encoding protein kinase domain-containing protein, with protein sequence MPALADIQRHLGDDFTLERELGGGGMSRVYVAHDKRLDRRVAIKVLRPELAAGVSLERFRREIRLAASLQHPLIVPVLDTGEIDGLPYFLMPFVEGESLRTRLSRGRLSVVDTVRILRDVARALAVAHSRGVVHRDIKPDNVLLANDAAVVADFGVAKAFANARHGGSGEYPTGIAHTTEGVSLGTPAYMAPEQVAADPQASFPIDLYAVGVLAYEMLTGAPPFTGRPPQQIMAAHIAEKPVPVQQQRADIPPALAGLIMHCLAKDPAQRPVNAAALVEALEDPQMMSGSFTPIADDGSGSEALRVLTGGQPRMPARTGAGKVRAWMAVVGACLVAAIGWWAGLREGEAIVSGAADSTTLAGVAAPDTMPSVAVLPFVYLSADTSQAFAAQAITEAITDALTRERGLRVHSRAASEALQRRLAAGDTARVPVRTLVEGVVEVQGERVRLTVRLVDARDGFTLFADRLEGTRDNLFAMEDDVATAMRDLLRSHFQLPAAADGDSRTSSAQDSSGNRFQ encoded by the coding sequence GTGCCAGCCCTAGCCGACATCCAGCGTCATCTTGGTGACGATTTCACCCTTGAGCGGGAGCTTGGGGGTGGGGGCATGTCACGGGTCTACGTGGCACACGACAAGCGGTTGGACCGTCGGGTGGCCATCAAGGTCTTGCGCCCCGAGCTGGCGGCCGGGGTGAGTCTGGAGCGGTTCCGGCGGGAAATCCGCCTGGCGGCGTCACTCCAGCACCCGCTCATCGTGCCAGTGCTGGACACGGGAGAGATTGACGGCCTGCCGTACTTCCTCATGCCGTTTGTGGAGGGGGAGTCGCTGCGCACCCGGCTGTCGCGTGGGCGGCTGTCGGTGGTGGACACGGTGCGTATCCTGCGCGACGTGGCCCGGGCTCTGGCGGTTGCGCACAGCCGCGGGGTGGTGCACCGCGACATCAAGCCGGACAATGTGCTGCTGGCCAACGATGCGGCGGTGGTGGCGGATTTTGGCGTGGCCAAGGCCTTTGCCAACGCCCGTCACGGGGGGAGCGGTGAGTACCCAACGGGTATCGCGCACACCACGGAAGGGGTGTCGCTGGGCACCCCCGCCTACATGGCGCCGGAGCAGGTGGCCGCCGATCCGCAGGCATCGTTCCCCATTGATCTGTACGCCGTGGGGGTGCTGGCGTACGAGATGCTCACCGGGGCGCCGCCGTTCACGGGGCGCCCGCCGCAGCAGATTATGGCGGCGCACATCGCCGAGAAGCCGGTACCGGTGCAACAGCAGCGCGCCGATATCCCGCCGGCTCTCGCCGGCCTCATCATGCATTGCCTGGCGAAGGATCCGGCCCAACGCCCGGTGAATGCGGCGGCGCTGGTGGAAGCGCTCGAGGACCCGCAAATGATGAGCGGCAGCTTTACCCCCATCGCTGATGATGGCAGTGGAAGCGAAGCGTTGCGCGTGCTCACCGGTGGTCAGCCGCGGATGCCGGCGCGCACGGGGGCGGGAAAGGTGCGGGCGTGGATGGCTGTGGTGGGGGCCTGTCTGGTGGCCGCTATCGGGTGGTGGGCGGGGCTTCGTGAGGGAGAGGCCATTGTCAGCGGTGCCGCCGACAGCACCACGTTGGCGGGAGTCGCTGCTCCCGACACGATGCCCAGCGTGGCGGTGTTGCCGTTTGTCTATCTCAGTGCGGATACGTCGCAGGCCTTTGCCGCACAGGCCATCACCGAGGCCATCACCGATGCGCTCACCCGCGAGCGCGGGCTGCGTGTGCATTCGCGCGCGGCCTCAGAGGCACTGCAGCGGCGGCTGGCGGCGGGCGATACCGCGCGGGTTCCGGTGCGCACCCTGGTGGAAGGGGTGGTGGAAGTGCAGGGCGAGCGCGTGCGGCTCACGGTGCGATTGGTGGACGCGCGTGATGGCTTTACGCTGTTCGCCGACCGGCTGGAGGGAACCCGGGACAACTTGTTCGCCATGGAAGACGATGTGGCGACCGCGATGCGCGACCTGCTGCGCTCGCATTTTCAGCTCCCGGCGGCGGCCGACGGTGACAGTCGAACGAGCAGCGCGCAGGATTCCTCGGGGAATCGGTTCCAATAG